The genomic window CTCAAGACGATTGTTCCAGAAGTCATTAATATTCGGAAAGCATCAAATCAATTTAAGTGGTATTATCAAATATTCACAGTTTATATAAAcgtgtgtatgcatatatatatgtatagatatatttatatacatgtatGCTCTATAAATTCATATGATGTTGTAAAGTTGTATAtcattatcaaaattttaagtggtttgaataagaaaataattacgCAGGGAAAATTTGTATGTGATTTCTGCTGTATTATTGTGTGGAGTCTAGGCTAATCTCTTTAAGGTGATAACGgtagtttaaaaacaaaactcgcATGTatctttttctttgctttctgGCTTCAGATTGTCAAAGCAAGCCGATTCATTATAGCTCGCTTTGacagaaataatttattttcagtgCATTGTTGATGATTggattgaaaagtaaaaacaaagtcATGTTTCTGCTTTGctctaatacaatttttttttaatgcatatgAGAATGCAAAGACAAAACATCTTAAGATATGTACCTTATTAAattgttgacgtctaagtcCGACAGAgagttcgagactctcgaacaatggtttgcccagggttgacattctctccttccatagggcaggccattcacagaggagatggaaaatcgtttcctttttctctggttgtttacaGCTGTGACAGTGTGCGTTGTGATTGATGCCTATTTTCGCTGCTTGTTTGCCGACCATGGggaccataacgttctgctaattttgcatgtcTTCTGGTCTCGCCATCTagaatccgcgattcggaggtattttgaggaaattgtattcttgattgcacccagtggGGTGAATCCAGATCCTTCAATGTTATTAATGGCAGATAtacctcttgccagttcatctgctttttcgttaccttcaatgttccgatgttgCGGgccccagattaaggtaacggTAGGGTTCTCACTCTAGGGGATAAGGTTATTCCTacttgcagcttggctatccgaaaaaaTCCTTTGAAAGAAAATCTGCAattagtaacctacaagctTACCCAATTGgcagtacttccgcttggaatacactgcagATATTAGGAAGATGTACAGTATTTTCAGTTCTAAGAAGTTGCATAGTGAGAATGCCTTACTGCATTCCTCCTGAGATGGAAAGATAGTAGCAAAATTCCtgtgaatgttaccgtcggggcaatgtaatcagtcctctccgaggtatactgagtttgtcgcaataatagactgacATGACCAGGGCTCaatgtaattttaattagaTTATACAAATCTGTATTGCTAACAGTcccgaaaaatatttaatttcgatcaatatataatatttattgaattgttTTCTAGTATTGCTCCCAATcataatatatgtacgtatataagaTACACATGTTGTATTCCCATCATCTGCacagagaagaaaaaattatgcaaaatctCATTGTTTATAATTACTTTAAGAAATGAcacaacatttttagaaaaaaaaattgccttcCTTGAagacaaattattcaaaagtaGATGAAACATTATtataagtattataatttttcccaaagaaattttgaaatactCAATACATCGCAATTTGCCCTCGGCCCGATGCGttgataaataaattgtcaaaactcggTCAATTATGGGCTGATTGATGTGATGATCCGTATACCATATGTTTATACCCTGAGAACGACTTTGTCGAAAAATtaccgaaaactcaaacttccttgcctattttttgcaaatgaaaattcgGAGTAGGGAAATTgaacttttgtttatttatatcgCTTAAtctccaaaaattaatatttctacCGGCTTGCTGGCAGCGCTCGAGTATATTCAATCTGCCTTGAAAAAATCAGATCGATCGATCAATAATAATTGGCCGAGTTTTCGCAATTTTAGTTTAATTCGTCACTAATTTAATACACATTTAGCGTTCGAACTTTATTTATCAACAATCAATGATTCATCATATCCAAAACTGTGACTTTAGCGTGTACTGtgtcataaatttataaacacaaGCAAAGTTATATCAGACTGCAACAAAAGTTGGAACCCCCCCTAAATCTGAGGGTCTGCGCACGGGCCTGTTTGAACTTTTTGTTTACTCCAGAAAtcgttgtgtttattttttaaattagaaacgTATAactatgcaagtatgtatgtatgtagctttcattgaaataaaacagatttcatattttataataacaaaaaccatacgGTTCTATTATTGTgtatgttaataaatatttatgacatGCACTACTATGAcaactcttaaaaaaattaaacttacaAAGCACGAAatgtactttactttacttgatCTAGCACGAATATAAACCTAAGATAAAGGTTTAATTAACCACAGATTCAGAATtttttgacatacatacatatttttataaacaaagatCGAGAAATTCCGTATGCTCGTGTGCTCATATGCAACTTTACCACATTCTTTATGCAACTTTATAACGaacctttgaatttatttactttcttttttgtcCTTGACatgtattgtaaattttttttctttgcaagaATTTCAGCCCTAGATCCTGCATTTCCTCTATTCTATGGATCGTTTTCAAATCATTTAAGCAAGCATGACGCCGAGTTCGTGGACGTAATTCATACGGATGCTTGGATTTACGGAGCACCAGTAAGCACTGGTACGGCAGATTTTTGGCCTAACGGTGGTACTACACTACAACCCGGTTGTCCTAGAAGAAATTATAAACTACTTACAGATAACGGTAAgctttgttatttaaaataattgcatCTACCATGATTGTACTTCTACATTACCCAGTGCAACATTTTCGTGGTCATCTAATGCTGACCTCAGATTCTAAAAGTAGCAAAACCCCATTTCGGTTTATCTGGTTTAGCTCCGAAACGGATTTTATAGTctcataaatattattattattagtatagACACTTTCTTCAatgaaaatgtattgtattttacTCATGTCTATATCTCAAGACAAATTCATTAAAGCTAGTGACACTAGGCCAACGAAaccattttgtgaaatttcaaattcaatacaaatttttaatttgcaaattaCAACTTTGAATGTTAATAAACGTAtcgtaatttaattttctgttgACATCCGTATGTATatcaaaacaaatcagctggtctccaagaaataaataaataattggcgcgtacacttttgttatGTGTTTGCCCGAGATCTTCCTCCTAATAGTTAATTAGTTAGTACTCATGTTCTTTATTTTAAAAGGATAATTATGCGATGGGTACTTATAACTAGTAAAACTTACGACTATAACATTGATATGTTGTGCATTTTTCTGCGTTTTTAATTCAAACAATTCCTTCtacatatttgtggcgtgcgtcctgatgttgtaccacaaatgaaggggcctacagttttaaactgactccgaatggcaaatggttttttatgaggagctttttcatggcagaaatacactcgaaagtttgccattgcctggcgaaGAGGGACTACTATTGGAAAACAACTTGTTCTATAATTTTGCAGTTtcattcacggagattcgaacctacgctgtcccgaatggaagtcacgcaccaacccatccgaCTACGGTCGCTACTATTGCTACCACTTTTAATAGATTCACCTTGCGATATCTCGTATTCCAATTAAAAGTTTATGTTCTTGTCTTCAGAATAATTATAAGTATTGActagacgaaaaaaaaaaattataacaaactgatttgaaaatgttgagaaaatctattttttttacaatttttggctCATAGCTTTCAAACCATccccaaatatacatatatgtatgtatatatatacctatttcttttaatatctttatgtttgggcggcacacctccatccgatggtccaaattttcgatggcgctgaggcataattgatgttctatgccgttaatgtgcagaattatctcatcctttagctcttgaattgttgctggcttatcgacgtacaccttttctttcaaaaaacctcaatgaaagaagtccaacggtgtcgttggcTTTTAGgggccttgaaatttaaccaccctttataattggcgcttacacgctTTTTGAATATTTGGCCGTGCTCATCATCCTATTTGTTTTGGACCAATGTtttacacaaatggagagatctgCAGATCTACGCCGCCTCACAATGGCAGAAGATTTTTTGATGACAAGCTTTTTTATAACAGAAATAGAAAGCGAGGTTTGAAATTATCTGCATCCATTTGAAACCACTTTTTCAATCAATTTATGTTTCGTGCCCAGAGCTTTTAACCTGTGCacctccgaatggtaatcacgcgctAACCCATTattctacggcggccgctgaaACTGCATCTAGTAGGTAAGGTAATGAAAGGGAGGAAGTTTTATTGCTTATTGAGTATATATGTAGGCTTCAGACGATGTAGCAAAAATACTAGTGCATTGTGTTGTACGGCGACACAGGCagagcagcgaataaagatccagaggctttgttggctggatcatgtcatccgaatggatacaaacgctttgaAAGTGTTCGGTGAGGTacctgctggtggtagcagagaaagaaacGACAAAACTAACCTCGGAAAAGGGGCATTGTGTTTTGCGAAAATAGTAGTTATCACGAATGCAAAAAAAGGGAGAATGTAATGTcattttgaaatacattttcttcCAGTAAAAACATTGCTAATGTTTTTTAGCTGAAAATCTACGAACAAGAGTcaactaaataaatatgatGCAAGGGAATCCTTGAACCGCGAGATTTTATTTAGTAGGAGGTTAAACAACTAAAATATGATCTAACCATTGTACTCTGTGGTTGTACATTAGTACCATGAATGTGTTagcaacaatatttatttttttgtgaaagagttttatttaattttttttatcacctagtatcaaaaatgaacaatgataattttaacaaataactttttttctccattttcttattattagaAAACTAACCCGCATTGCTGCATTGAAAATTGTCATCATTGATCTAAGCCTAGCTGAATTTAATACCAAGAATATATATCATCGACTGTAAATTTAGCTTATTTAGGATTTAGTTTCTTCTCTGTTTTACCTCACCAATACAGATTTTGAACAACAGATTTCTCTTCTactattttcagatttatgcaGTCACCGCAGGTCATGGTGGTTTTGGGCTGAAAGcgtgaaaaatgaattttcggaaaaatttgTTGCCGTCAAAGCAATAAACTGGACGGatttcaaaaatggcaaataCATAGAAAATGAGGATCACAGAGTTGTCATGGGTCATGACTGCCCCACGAAGTATACATATCGctgaaataatcaaataaatatatgtaattggtttatttttaagCATATCTGGTGACTACTATTTGCAAACTAATGGCGTGCCACCTTATGCAAGAGATCTTGCTGGCGTTACCTATGTTCATCCCACAAAACTTACTGGAAATTGTTACGTTGAATCTGAGACAGTTACGTCAACAAAAACATAAAGCATGGATTGGATCTCTTGTTATTAGAATGTATCAATATTCCtatttgtatattaatattCCGTACTTAGTTTACACAAATatgtaacatatgtatgtactttagggtggctaaaaaaaTGATTGATGCCAGtccttaaattttgtatatggcCAAAAATGAGACacctacattttattttatttttaaagttacaaTTGAATTCCCATAGGAAAAAgtcacttatttaattttactaatcTCTCTAATAATTTCACTAATCTTCTGTATCTTCCGGCTGTGCGTAGATTCAAGTctcaccaaaataaaaaaattaaaaaaaagtttttctagtagcggtcgtgccttggcaggcaatgacgaacttccgaatgtatttctgccatgacaaagctcctcataaaaaatatctgtcgttggAAGCCGGCctaaactgtaggttcctccatttgtggaacaatatcaagacgcacgacaCAAATAGAACTAcgagctcgggcaaacacccaaaaagggtgtgagcaacatttaaatatatccatattCTCCACATCGTTTGGTTCCAATAAGACGAcgccacttgccatacagcctgtgaaacattggatttactgcgtcgtcgtttcggtgggcaatttatctctcgtctcgaaccagtggattggccaccaagatcgtgtgatatcacacctttggacttttatttgtgggggtatgtggATGAACCAGCTTGGATTGAGGCATtcaaagccaatattactaaagttatttacgagataccgaccgaagtcccccaacgagtcattcaaaattggtgtttacggatacCAGCATTTAAaagagattatctttaaaaaataaataaaatgaatggttctacacaaaaataataaagattgcccaatcattTTAAATGTTCGTTGTTTTTATATCGATTTaaaatacctctaaattgatcaccttttctatatatgtatacgatCTTCTCTTTTTATTTCCCTTCAAAATTGTCCAAAAGTAATACTCTAGACCCTGAAAGctacccaaaattaaaaaaaataataatatcttcttttttttacttttggcctaggaaatttttaataacaagaaaaatatattattgcattgtgttgaaatgttttttaaattgtttgaacaatgtattattgatattcaataagttttgtaGCTTACCTTTAAACctgtatttgtttcttattttgtatGAGGTATTAAAGCTAAAAGCAAGATTTTTCAGTACTTTCTTACACAGCTAAAGATTTAACACTTAGAGTACGGAGTCTATTTTATAACATAAAGGACCGAGTGGGGTCACTAAAGTCccccacacaaaaattgttttgttttgtctaTAAGTTGGCATATTAATATTACAAAGActgttagtaaatttaaaaaacgaaacGTTTTTATAcaggatttaaaataaaaatcgagtACCTAAAGGAAAAAAGATAGAAAGATTAATTAACGaagttattaaagaaaaacttatctTGAGGCCCTAAAGTCCCCCACTCCGTACTCTAAGGGTTAAAGTAACTACTCCGCAGAATATTTTCATTCGCTTCACTTGTTTGCATTTTAGAAGCGCTTCGTTTTGACTGCCTAtacacaagaatgatagagtaAGAGATTGCGCCTTCTgaattcgctgtgtcgtaaAAGCctatgaataaacaaacaaaagggaggggaattacttgtgtgcgaaaaagaaaagtaggcgaaagcaatagaaacaaCCAAACATAAAAACGCACACATACTTTCTTATCACGGCGTTTCCGcacaaaaacgtaaaaaaatgcatgtggctttatattaatttgtactTTCACAATTGAAATCGGGGCTCTTCGCTTTCATTGCAACGCCTTTCACTGAAtcttcacaaacatgtaatttctcctccttttgtttgtttcatatTGGGAAAGGAACTGACGTcacacttgtcaaaatcgccACGCCAATGGCGCCACCATAGACACTCAATTAGCCTTGGTAAGAAAGTGACGCAAAGTTTTGCTAAGTTATATAATAAGGCGATCATAAAATGTAGATGTATTAGGGCAACAgcaatgtattttattattattattattttttttttttattgtcaaaatttcagtGAGAGGTGGCAAACAATTAGTAGggcattttaatattcaaaccACCAGATCGTAAGAAAAAAACATCAGCTGCTATAGCGAACTCACGTGGCGTAGATTCGCCATGAGTGCTTTGTATTCACTCAAGGcgaatttaaagttttagtCTTACCAGAACAGCTGAGATTTTCGCCTGGGTGATTCTTATTGTCAAAAGTATGTTTTGTTTACACCAAAttgcttacatatgtatctgtgaATCTAGTTCgtgaaaattttgagtaaatttgAGCCGTGATAGCTCGTCCCAAATAAGGATTACTAGTCGACACTCGCAATAGGCATGAAAAAGAACTGTAAATGTAAGTATGGTATTTCTAGGCAAACTTCATATGCAGCCCGATCCTGAATAGGAACTCTCCGAGAATTTTCTCTATTTTCCCTTCCCAGCGATCATGAATAAAAATTCCcagatatttttttctcttaacaCAAACGAACTTCGAAAACGAGACAATATAATCAGGGGAAAAGTAGGCATATCAAATGTTTCCAGTTTCATTTGACGTATTTGCTTGCATAAGGCCCGCTTAGCTTGGTTTCTGGTACTTATCGTCAGATCCAGTAAGTAAATTCAGTCGACAGTAAGCAATCAGATCAGCGCATTTTCAAAACTAGGAAATAGGGCGTTAGTGATCGATGGAGTTAAGACTTCATTCAGTGATATACTTACCAATTCGATCGGGCCTTAACAGAGTCATCTCAAGCCTCCGCAAGGGTGCAAGTGCATAAAAgacaaatacatttattttcaaaaatttaaccaCAAAATAAATGTCTCTCTTGCATTTATTGATGGATAAGTTTTTGacgttaatgaaaaattagaaataaatttgtgaTAGAAGGTCAATGTAGACGTCAATGTTCGTAGACGTCTGCCTGCTTTAATACATGTTGCATATTGCTGATTGCTAACGAAATCTTATCGCACGCATACGTTAAAGTCATCATGATGAACACTTTATGTTCTGGTACTACCGGATCTTCTGATAGTGTAGCTAAATCCCGTCTGCTATGCGATAGCATGGAGTTAAAGTTATGTAGGTACTTCTGATAGGAACCATGACCTGTCAGGAAATGTGTTAGCTGAAAAAAAACTCACTATAGCTTCGATTTAACCATTTTTCGATGTTTGGGACTTGCGTACAGATCCACCTTTCTTTTATTGAGTTTTCCAAACGCTGCTGTCATTTTAGTAAGGATATAGCCTTCTCTTTTTCTATAATCGCTAATAGGTTAGTGTGACACTGCtccttttaattttcaaaatcaacCAAGCACCAAACCACAATAtaaccaagccattcactgaatattcacaaacaagtaatctCTCTtcgatttgtttgttttatttctttcaattgtATTCAGTACATTCATCTGAAGCGAGGAGCATACGACGAAGTGATAATGGAACGGCTTTTCTTTACCTGATTTTGTTCTTGTATACGAATGTAcacgaaaaaaacaaatgcgCCGGTCTACTGCTATCACCTTTATTAAATTCGCCTTACAACAAACTCATCAGTGATGCAGCTTCTCTGTCAAAAGACTAGTATAAGCTTTTAAACTGTCACCCTGCGTTTTAGATTTACTCTCAAAAAAACACTCTGTGTTCCAAAAATCACTCTAATTCCTTACAATAACTTATCTAGATCCGGGATTTCTTATACTGGCGATTGTTTACATCGTGTAaggataaaaatgaaaatgaagctTGTTGATTCCGTTGTAAAAAGTTTTAAGGTTGCAAAGGTATTTCGTGAAAATACTgacaaaataaatgcaatagacTTTTCTCCAAACGGTGAGCATTTGATTTCATGCAGTGAGGATGACCAAATTGTTATATATGACTGTGAGAAAGGAACGCAGAGTCGAACTGTTAATTCAAAGAAGTATGGCGTTGATCTAATACGTTTCACCCACGCCAATAACACCGCAATTCATAGTTCAACGAAAGTAGATGACACTATACGTTACTTAAGTCTTCATGATAATAAATACTTGCGATATTTCCCTGGTcatacaaaaaaagttatttcactGTGCATTTCGCCGGTTGAAGATACTTTCCTCTCTGGCTCGTTGGATAAGACTTTGCGATTATGGGATTTACGTTCGCCCAATTGCCAGGGATTGATGAACTTACCTGGTCGCCCTGTTGCCGCATACGATCCAGAAGGATTAATATTTGCAGCTGGTGTAAATTCTGAGAGTATTAAGCTATATGATTTGCGCTCATTCGATAAAGGACCTTTCGTAACGTTCAAATTATATCAAGAGAAAGAATGTGATTGGACTGGTTTGAAATTCTCAAGGGATGGTAAAATAATTCTTATCAGTACGAATGGATCCATCATACGTTTAGTAGACGCATTTCATGGAACTCCTTTGCAAACTTTCACTGGTTATCCAAACAACAAGGGCATTCCCATAGAAGCCAGTTTCAGTCCGGAttcgcaatttattttttcgggAAGTACAGATGGTCGTGTGCATATTTGGAACGCGGACACTGGTTGTAAAGTATGCGTTTTAAACGGAGATCACCCAGGACCCGTGCAATGCGTACAATTCAATCCCAAATACATGATGCTTGCATCGGCTTGTACAAACATGGCTTTTTGGTTGCCGACTTCAGaggaagatttataaaatttgtttctttgaaaTGTTTCACTGCTATTTGTGCTACTAAATCTTAAACTCGTGTATTAATTTTAGTTGATAAATATATGTctatgaacaaaaataaataaaatattttttctttatgctttatgtttttacttttatgtaTGTTGCTCGCAGTATTCCCGCATGATTGATAATAGTTCAGACAGATTTTCTCCCGTCTTTGCACTAACTGCAATAAGTTTACCATCGAATTTGCTTTGAAGATCTACATAATTATGTCTGGCCTCTGGCAAATCAATTTTATTCGCTACAACTATTTTGGGGCGCTTTGCTAAATTAGGGTTAAATTGTTTTAGCTCATACATTAATTGTTCATAGTGTAGCATAGGATTATCCAAACTGGCGTCCAGAACAATAAGCAACACCTTACAACGTTCTGCATGCTTAAGGAACTGTATTCCCAGTCCTTTATTGAGGTGCGAGTTCGGTATTAAACCTGGTAAATCAGCGACTGCCAATTGAGTTAAGTCATCATATTGCACCATTCCAATGTATGGACGAAGCGTTGTAAATGGATAGGGAGCTACTTTTGGCTTCGCTCGTGTAATTGCGTTAAGCAATGAACTTTTACCTGCATTGGGATGTCCAATAAAACCTACATCAGCCATAGTTCGTAATTCCAAAACGTAAGTAGCATCTTCGCCCTCTGGACCGTACTCGCAAATTTTCGGGGTTTTTTTAACCGAAgttgcaaaaaatcgatttccttTTCCACCGACGCCTCCTCGCGCAGCAACAAACATTATATTCACTTCACTTAAATCTCCAACTACGCAACCCTCTTTATTCCGCACTACCGTTCCGATAGGTACTTTTACAACTGTGTGCTGTGCATTCTTCCCATGACAA from Anastrepha ludens isolate Willacy chromosome 5, idAnaLude1.1, whole genome shotgun sequence includes these protein-coding regions:
- the LOC128863829 gene encoding WD repeat-containing protein 82 → MKMKLVDSVVKSFKVAKVFRENTDKINAIDFSPNGEHLISCSEDDQIVIYDCEKGTQSRTVNSKKYGVDLIRFTHANNTAIHSSTKVDDTIRYLSLHDNKYLRYFPGHTKKVISLCISPVEDTFLSGSLDKTLRLWDLRSPNCQGLMNLPGRPVAAYDPEGLIFAAGVNSESIKLYDLRSFDKGPFVTFKLYQEKECDWTGLKFSRDGKIILISTNGSIIRLVDAFHGTPLQTFTGYPNNKGIPIEASFSPDSQFIFSGSTDGRVHIWNADTGCKVCVLNGDHPGPVQCVQFNPKYMMLASACTNMAFWLPTSEEDL
- the LOC128863423 gene encoding lipase member H-A isoform X2, producing MFKGVKIKSRLLMGLKSAHADLTIAKFILFYGPTYADSDIFALDDYKALLEDSNFSKTKNTVIYLHGYLEDADIESVHVIVDAYLQRNDVNLIVLDWGELANGNYLFDAVINCKQLGSVLARTLVAMFELGLDINKLHLVGHSLGGQMAGIIGREVYRRSGKKKKVPRISALDPAFPLFYGSFSNHLSKHDAEFVDVIHTDAWIYGAPVSTGTADFWPNGGTTLQPGCPRRNYKLLTDNDLCSHRRSWWFWAESVKNEFSEKFVAVKAINWTDFKNGKYIENEDHRVVMGHDCPTNISGDYYLQTNGVPPYARDLAGVTYVHPTKLTGNCYVESETVTSTKT
- the LOC128863423 gene encoding lipase member H-A isoform X3, whose translation is MGLKSAHADLTIAKFILFYGPTYADSDIFALDDYKALLEDSNFSKTKNTVIYLHGYLEDADIESVHVIVDAYLQRNDVNLIVLDWGELANGNYLFDAVINCKQLGSVLARTLVAMFELGLDINKLHLVGHSLGGQMAGIIGREVYRRSGKKKKVPRISALDPAFPLFYGSFSNHLSKHDAEFVDVIHTDAWIYGAPVSTGTADFWPNGGTTLQPGCPRRNYKLLTDNDLCSHRRSWWFWAESVKNEFSEKFVAVKAINWTDFKNGKYIENEDHRVVMGHDCPTNISGDYYLQTNGVPPYARDLAGVTYVHPTKLTGNCYVESETVTSTKT
- the LOC128863827 gene encoding mitochondrial ribosome-associated GTPase 2 yields the protein MVASQFLAAFRRIFVVENGLHVVLRRTHSLPNALRPIKSKSTRKEPIYFVDSKQVHVIGGKGGDGCISFLQLWCNERAGPDGGDGGNGGHVIFQSTTDAHNFNHILSQICGLPGENGRSENCHGKNAQHTVVKVPIGTVVRNKEGCVVGDLSEVNIMFVAARGGVGGKGNRFFATSVKKTPKICEYGPEGEDATYVLELRTMADVGFIGHPNAGKSSLLNAITRAKPKVAPYPFTTLRPYIGMVQYDDLTQLAVADLPGLIPNSHLNKGLGIQFLKHAERCKVLLIVLDASLDNPMLHYEQLMYELKQFNPNLAKRPKIVVANKIDLPEARHNYVDLQSKFDGKLIAVSAKTGENLSELLSIMREYCEQHT